A region of Nakaseomyces glabratus chromosome M, complete sequence DNA encodes the following proteins:
- the ATP1 gene encoding F1F0 ATP synthase subunit alpha (CAGL0M09581g~F1F0-ATPase complex, F1 alpha subunit): MLSRVVLARNALRAVSRASRASRGSVVRTSARCYAAKAQPTEVSSILEEKIRGVSDEAQLNETGRVLAVGDGIARVFGLNNIQAEELVEFASGVKGMALNLEPGQVGIVLFGSDRLVKEGEIVKRTGKIVDVPVGPGLLGRVVDALGNPIDGKGPIESVGTARAQVKAPGILPRRSVHEPVQTGLKAVDALVPIGRGQRELIIGDRQTGKTAVALDTILNQKRWNDGNDESKKLYCVYVAIGQKRSTVAQLVQTLEQHDALKYSIIVAATASEAAPLQYLAPFTAASIGEWFRDNGKHALIVYDDLSKQAVAYRQLSLLLRRPPGREAYPGDVFYLHSRLLERAAKMSDKEGAGSLTALPVIETQGGDVSAYIPTNVISITDGQIFLEAELFYKGIRPAINVGLSVSRVGSAAQVKALKQVAGSLKLFLAQYREVAAFAQFGSDLDASTKQTLVRGERLTQLLKQSQYSPLAAEEQVPLIYAGVNGYLDNIDLGRIAEFESSFLAYLKSNHENILNDIRDKGELTKDLLATLKSATESFVATF, encoded by the coding sequence atgttgTCTCGTGTTGTGTTGGCGAGAAATGCCTTGAGAGCTGTTTCGAGAGCTTCGAGAGCTTCGAGAGGAAGTGTCGTTAGAACTAGTGCTAGGTGTTATGCCGCCAAGGCGCAGCCTACTGAGGTTTCTTCTATTCTAGAGGAGAAGATCAGAGGTGTTAGTGACGAGGCTCAATTGAACGAGACTGGCCGTGTTTTGGCTGTCGGTGATGGTATTGCGCGTGTCTTTGGTTTGAACAACATCCAGGCCGAGGAGCTGGTTGAGTTTGCCTCTGGTGTCAAGGGTATGGCCTTGAACTTGGAGCCTGGCCAGGTCGGTATTGTGCTGTTCGGTTCTGACAGACTGGTCAAGGAAGGTGAGATCGTCAAGAGAACCGGTAAGATCGTCGATGTCCCAGTTGGTCCAGGCCTTTTGGGTAGAGTTGTCGATGCTTTGGGTAACCCTATCGATGGTAAGGGCCCAATCGAGTCCGTCGGCACCGCCAGAGCCCAAGTCAAGGCCCCAGGTATCTTGCCAAGACGTTCCGTGCACGAGCCTGTGCAGACCGGTTTGAAAGCCGTCGACGCCCTAGTGCCTATCGGTAGAGGCCAGAGAGAACTGATCATCGGTGACCGTCAAACTGGTAAGACCGCCGTGGCCCTAGACACCATCTTGAACCAAAAGAGATGGAACGACGGTAACGACGAGTCCAAGAAGTTGTACTGTGTCTACGTCGCCATTGGTCAAAAGAGATCCACCGTCGCACAACTGGTGCAGACTTTGGAGCAACACGACGCCTTGAAGTACTCTATCATCGTCGCCGCTACCGCTTCTGAAGCTGCTCCTTTGCAATACTTGGCTCCTTTCACTGCCGCCTCCATCGGTGAGTGGTTCAGAGACAACGGTAAGCACGCCTTGATTGTCTACGATGACTTGTCCAAGCAAGCCGTCGCATACCGTCAACTTTCCCTGCTGCTAAGACGTCCTCCTGGTCGTGAAGCTTACCCAGGTGATGTCTTCTACTTACACTCCAGACTTTTGGAAAGAGCTGCCAAGATGTCCGACAAGGAAGGTGCCGGTTCCCTAACCGCTTTGCCAGTCATCGAAACCCAAGGTGGTGATGTCTCCGCTTATATCCCAACTAACGTCATTTCCATTACTGACGGTCAAATCTTCTTGGAAGCCGAATTGTTCTACAAGGGTATCAGACCAGCTATCAACGTCGGTCTTTCCGTCTCCCGTGTCGGTTCCGCCGCCCAAGTTAAGGCCTTGAAGCAAGTCGCCGGTTCCTTGAAGCTGTTCTTGGCTCAATACAGAGAAGTCGCCGCTTTCGCCCAATTCGGTTCCGATTTGGACGCTTCTACCAAGCAAACCTTGGTTAGAGGTGAAAGATTGACACAATTGCTAAAGCAAAGTCAATACTCCCCATTGGCTGCCGAAGAACAAGTTCCATTGATCTATGCCGGTGTCAACGGTTACCTAGACAACATCGACTTGGGCAGAATCGCTGAATTCGAATCCTCCTTCTTGGCCTACTTGAAGTCCAACCACGAGAACATCTTGAACGATATCAGAGATAAGGGTGAATTGACCAAGGACCTACTAGCCACTTTGAAGAGTGCTACTGAGTCCTTCGTTGCCACTTTCTAA
- a CDS encoding uncharacterized protein (CAGL0M09647g~Ortholog(s) have fungal-type vacuole localization), whose product MTDSTTSAGLLILSAALVSLGAGTPYLYSFWAPQFISQCHINAGSVSTLSYSLNIGSCILGPMAGYIVDQSPKVACAIGSGATLLAYIVVKICYDRAIGNVPLISFALALIGFGSVAGFYAAVKCCTAMFPRNRGSATAIPIAMYALSAMIYSTIGTTIFKQEESKFFVFLILSCPALIAVGATSFVMPETKYEPIVEDSSGLQAAPVIEGLSNADIWSKNMNLNIELRDTRKTFSPGAHEGVTLSPYKIRDDDDLTQRGLTPSSFDIDTKIEDMHTPSSNQLELTIKQQVLSAQFFSYYLVLMILQGFGQMYIYSVGFLVTSEVEYANSFGAGFNAETIQSIQVTILSLFSFLGRLTSGTISDFLVKRWQLHRLWNIAIAAFLAIIASLILMKNFDSPAITPGISAAKLGNLQKIYLSSLLIGLMFGIVFGTFPLIVADTFSQKHYSTIWGLLTTGGFVGVRVLSNILSSNMVKNIPLGSTENVCTNSTHCYQDTFKFTASIVSTALVAIFVIIYKHRRY is encoded by the coding sequence ATGACGGACTCGACAACCAGCGCTGGATTGCTGATTCTTAGTGCGGCATTGGTATCCCTTGGTGCAGGTACGCCTTACCTTTATTCCTTTTGGGCACCTCAATTCATATCACAATGTCACATAAATGCGGGCTCTGTTAGTACACTGTCTTACTCATTAAATATCGGCAGTTGTATTTTGGGACCAATGGCAGGGTATATCGTCGACCAGTCACCAAAAGTTGCGTGTGCAATTGGCTCCGGAGCCACTTTATTGGCTTACATAGTAGTCAAGATATGCTATGATCGCGCAATTGGAAATGTACCTTTAATATCATTTGCGTTGGCTCTTATTGGGTTTGGCTCGGTTGCCGGATTCTATGCCGCAGTTAAATGCTGCACTGCAATGTTCCCCAGGAATCGCGGATCTGCAACTGCAATACCAATTGCTATGTATGCTTTATCAGCTATGATATATTCAACCATTGGTACAACAATATTTAAACAGGAAGAAAGCAAATTCTTCgtatttttaattctttCATGTCCAGCTCTAATTGCCGTTGGTGCCACATCTTTTGTTATGCCGGAGACGAAATATGAACCCATTGTGGAAGACAGCTCCGGCCTACAAGCTGCTCCTGTGATTGAAGGGCTCTCCAATGCTGATATATGGTCGAAGAACatgaatttgaatattgagTTAAGGGATACTAGGAAGACATTTTCACCTGGTGCACACGAAGGCGTAACACTCTCGCCATATAAAATAAGAGACGATGATGATCTAACGCAGAGGGGACTCACGCCCAGCTCCTTTGACATCGACACCAAAATTGAAGACATGCATACGCCATCTTCTAATCAACTAGAATTAACAATAAAACAGCAGGTCTTAAGTGCACAATTCTTCTCTTATTATTTGGTTCTGATGATATTGCAGGGGTTTGGACAAATGTATATTTACTCCGTCGGGTTCCTTGTGACTTCTGAAGTTGAATATGCTAATAGTTTTGGAGCCGGCTTCAATGCCGAAACAATTCAATCTATACAAGTCACTATACTATCGCTATTCTCATTTCTGGGTAGATTAACATCTGGAACCATATCTGATTTTCTAGTGAAAAGATGGCAATTACATAGGCTCTGGAATATAGCAATTGCCGCATTCTTAGCTATCATTGCAAGTCTGATATTAATGAAGAATTTTGATAGTCCTGCCATAACGCCAGGTATCAGTGCTGCTAAATTAGGAAATTTACAGAAAATATATCTATCATCATTACTTATTGGGCTAATGTTTGGTATTGTTTTTGGTACCTTTCCTTTAATTGTTGCAGATACGTTTAGTCAAAAACACTACAGTACCATTTGGGGGCTATTAACTACTGGCGGATTTGTCGGTGTCAGAGTTCTATCCAACATTCTATCCAGTAACATGGTGAAAAATATCCCATTAGGGAGTACAGAGAATGTTTGTACTAACAGTACACACTGCTACCAAGATACTTTTAAATTCACAGCTTCAATCGTTTCGACAGCATTAGTGGCCATCTTTGTAATTATTTATAAACATAGGAGGTATTAG
- the RIM13 gene encoding Rim13p (CAGL0M09669g~Ortholog(s) have calcium-dependent cysteine-type endopeptidase activity), whose translation MNVDRCWEQYYKTLKLIYLEENKETCQREIDHLVDTAIELKEKTYSNAVLDLGRQFREVCPKARIMWKTSSIAGNFYPPISISDIYSPVIANVFDQTTRLECRRQEYSLRMPLQEEPNFTGIQQHAQVSDCSLVVSLININRYKTTMPVVKQVAENLYATNLYFNGAQRRLVLVSTENIPTMQDDPTKQMSVHSANKINKILELGLLKLTSLSYHSEGSNTAIDTYRLCGWIPDISSINEFNFLKVHKAFSRGECLIAMGTGGFVPKENIFGVKLRKYHDYAVLDIDMINEVVTLRDPLISDTLLTINFDSIRKYFLQVYCNWDSSKLFMFTKDTQIFYSDKKFNPYQTLAGKPTFYLKNNSDRDEYAWVLLEFHLDKNNNTTAYLQEIPDRISTVRLGYNDNSAETGFQLIKIRLKPKQCIWYFCYSSTDKMLTFHTYSTSSDVVFVRSKMPGCDFDVTECAILPENIVPMQYPNHSETDIYYLASIDFSIEGEPGITIITDMVVCLETDDDLVNFQMFHWDDLDFNSPIYDEFYMNERMFEKKDLPLTSGERYRIVASTARPPISKGYQCAVSGINIHADYPCSYKLRESDVRYNSMMFKLPHVFTLASTGITKISLVNRNKYNKVFMRIYPQTQEDYRYNYRVISADTGEDLVKPGNNIQKLYGGIVIKEFLVSDQTNLELHLSFQDNGRVPVELKCQLYVGSVKIITLS comes from the coding sequence ATGAACGTTGATAGGTGTTGGGAGCAGTACTACAAGACCCTCAAGCTGATATACTTGGAAGAGAACAAAGAGACATGTCAAAGGGAGATTGACCATCTAGTTGATACTGCTATTGAGCTAAAGGAGAAGACCTACTCCAACGCGGTGCTGGATTTAGGAAGACAGTTCCGCGAAGTATGTCCTAAAGCTAGAATTATGTGGAAGACATCTTCGATTGCCGGTAACTTCTATCCTCCCATATCAATTTCTGACATTTATTCTCCAGTGATAGCTAATGTTTTTGACCAGACAACTAGACTAGAGTGTCGCAGGCAGGAATATTCGCTTAGAATGCCACTACAAGAGGAACCAAATTTCACAGGTATTCAGCAACATGCACAGGTATCAGATTGTTCCTTGGTTGTTTCCCTAATTAATATCAATCGATATAAAACTACCATGCCAGTAGTTAAGCAGGTTGCTGAGAATTTATATGCAACGAACCTTTACTTCAATGGGGCACAAAGAAGGTTAGTGCTGGTTTCAACCGAAAATATTCCAACCATGCAAGATGATCCAACGAAGCAGATGTCTGTCCATAGTGCTAACAAGATCAATAAGATACTAGAATTGGGACTGTTAAAATTAACATCACTGTCCTACCATTCAGAAGGCTCTAATACCGCTATAGATACATATCGGTTATGTGGTTGGATACCAGATATATCAAGTATAAATGAGTTTAACTTTCTCAAAGTACACAAGGCTTTCAGTAGAGGCGAATGTCTCATAGCTATGGGAACTGGTGGATTTGTTCCTAAAGAGAACATATTCGGAGTTAAATTACGTAAATATCACGATTACGCTGTTCTGGATATAGATATGATAAATGAGGTAGTTACATTGCGTGATCCATTGATAAGTGATACCTTGTTAACTATTAACTTTGACAGTATCAGAAAATATTTCCTTCAAGTTTATTGTAACTGGGACAGTTCTAAGCTATTTATGTTCACAAAGGATACACAGATTTTCTATTCTGATAAGAAATTTAATCCTTACCAAACTTTGGCAGGAAAGCCTACTTTCTACCTCAAGAATAATTCTGATAGGGATGAGTATGCATGGGTTCTGCTAGAATTCCATCTagacaaaaataataacacCACAGCTTATTTACAGGAAATACCAGACAGAATTTCAACAGTTAGATTGGGATATAATGATAATTCAGCGGAAACGGGATTCCAATTAATAAAGATAAGGTTGAAACCCAAGCAATGTATTTGGTATTTTTGTTACAGCTCTACAGATAAGATGTTGACATTTCATACATACTCTACCAGTAGTGATGTTGTGTTTGTGAGATCTAAGATGCCGGGCTGTGATTTTGATGTCACTGAATGTGCCATACTACCGGAAAACATAGTACCCATGCAATACCCTAATCATTCTGAAACCGATATCTATTACCTTGCATCTATTGATTTTTCAATAGAAGGAGAACCTGGAATTACAATAATAACTGATATGGTCGTGTGCTTGGAAACGGATGATGACTTGGTGAATTTCCAGATGTTTCATTGGGATGATCTAGATTTCAATTCACCAATATATGATGAATTCTACATGAATGAGAGAAtgtttgaaaagaaagatcTTCCATTGACTAGTGGTGAACGTTATAGAATTGTTGCATCAACAGCAAGGCCGCCAATTTCTAAAGGATATCAATGTGCTGTGTCTGGAATAAATATTCATGCAGACTATCCTTGTAGTTACAAGTTACGGGAATCAGATGTTCGGTATAACTCTATGATGTTTAAACTTCCTCATGTTTTTACGTTAGCCTCCACGGGCATAACTAAAATTAGCCTAGTTAACAGAAACAAGTACAATAAAGTTTTTATGCGGATATATCCTCAGACACAGGAGGATTACAGATATAACTACAGGGTAATTAGTGCAGACACTGGAGAGGATCTAGTGAAGCCAGgtaataatattcaaaaactttaTGGTGGAATTGTAATAAAGGAATTTCTTGTATCTGATCAGACTAATTTGGAGCTTCATTTGTCTTTCCAAGATAATGGTCGTGTGCCAGTGGAGTTGAAATGTCAATTGTATGTTGGAAGTGTAAAAATAATTACGTTGTCTTAA
- the AIM36 gene encoding Aim36p (CAGL0M09614g~Ortholog(s) have mitochondrion, plasma membrane localization), with protein MALMRLGLRIPARLGSNLPVAQLGIRAAKHRFYATAPRNDGGELPSIKKLLMIGLAGTAVFVLAVNSLDKQQPKNSYSESEFESLQRLKRKVALFPGNQLKVYGVLGTEKYNKIVSGGKIVDPRKIIEKHRTTAGDRYEALLNILYDKYGAVEYFDMLPQGLMVKLVSLYMKDNCSEGDTVVILDFPKSIKDASQFETEVAGISKFIVSQKLKDTDICKYYDAVGKLESV; from the coding sequence ATGGCATTGATGAGACTTGGTCTGAGGATACCTGCTCGACTTGGTTCCAATCTTCCTGTAGCCCAGCTCGGTATTCGGGCAGCTAAGCATCGTTTCTATGCAACAGCACCTAGGAACGATGGTGGTGAGCTTCCCAGCATCAAGAAGCTGTTGATGATTGGGCTTGCTGGTACAGCGGTATTTGTGTTGGCGGTGAACTCATTGGATAAGCAGCAGCCCAAGAACTCATACTCAGAGTCCGAGTTTGAGAGCTTACAAAGACTCAAGAGGAAAGTGGCACTGTTCCCAGGCAACCAATTGAAGGTGTATGGTGTTCTAGGCACCGAAaagtataataaaatagtCTCGGGTGGTAAGATTGTGGATCCACGCAAGATTATCGAGAAACACCGTACCACTGCGGGTGACCGTTACGAAGCCTTATTGAACATCCTATATGACAAGTATGGCGCTGTTGAGTACTTTGACATGCTACCACAGGGCCTTATGGTTAAGTTAGTCTCCCTGTACATGAAGGATAACTGTTCTGAGGGCGATACCGTTGTTATCCTAGACTTTCCAAAGTCTATCAAGGATGCATCGCAATTTGAAACCGAAGTGGCAGGCATCTCTAAATTTATAGTGTCACAGAAGCTAAAGGACACTGATATTTGTAAGTATTATGATGCCGTTGGTAAACTTGAATCAGTATAA
- the TPP1 gene encoding polynucleotide 3'-phosphatase (CAGL0M09636g~Ortholog(s) have double-stranded DNA binding, polynucleotide 3'-phosphatase activity and role in double-strand break repair) → MKTHKVTILPHLIKFIPQVDSSIADDSLNLYGFDLDHTIIQPKSGAVFARGSNDWKFMEFGGKQTLQKLIKLVLGESNAFVVVFTNQGGVVTVPTTAKSCLNFTNKIKNLLEHIEGVENGSKFLERLFIYAAPKKPASFGKKKVAGTKSGRVNKSINSMLAKTTKEKEQIDNKDIDDQVSIFTKMRKPETGMADAFISDLELIFPKEKYKYNWKLYCGDAAGRKSDFSDADKAFAETLKVPFVIPEEFF, encoded by the coding sequence ATGAAGACTCACAAAGTTACCATATTACCACACCTTATCAAGTTCATACCACAGGTTGATAGTTCAATTGCAGACGATTCGCTAAATTTATATGGATTCGACCTGGATCACACAATAATTCAACCAAAAAGTGGTGCTGTTTTTGCCAGAGGCAGCAACGACTGGAAGTTCATGGAATTTGGAGGTAAACAGACCTTACAAAAGTTGATCAAGCTGGTTCTAGGTGAGTCCAATGCCTTTGTAGTGGTTTTCACAAACCAAGGTGGTGTAGTTACGGTTCCAACTACGGCTAAGAGTTGTCTTAATTTTACTAACAAGATTAAGAACTTGTTAGAGCATATAGAAGGAGTAGAGAATGGATCGAAATTCCTTGAGAGGTTATTCATATATGCAGCACCAAAGAAGCCCGCTTCGTTtggaaagaagaaagtagCAGGAACTAAGAGTGGCAGAGTGAATAAGTCAATCAATTCAATGCTCGCGAAGACtacaaaagagaaagagcaAATTGACaataaagatattgatgacCAAGTATCTATCTTCACCAAGATGAGAAAGCCTGAAACTGGGATGGCAGATGCTTTTATTAGTGATTTGGAATTGATCTTCcctaaagaaaaatataaatacaacTGGAAGCTATATTGTGGTGATGCTGCTGGGAGGAAGTCCGACTTCAGTGATGCAGACAAAGCTTTCGCAGAAACGCTAAAAGTTCCATTCGTGATCCCTGAAGAATTCTTCTAA
- the MRPS8 gene encoding mitochondrial 37S ribosomal protein MRPS8 (CAGL0M09603g~Ortholog(s) have structural constituent of ribosome activity and mitochondrial small ribosomal subunit localization), with the protein MSLVKLANTCAHLQNCSRVRLSLTSLPYTKLQLQFAYNLYKQGFLSSVERGSTRGPDDEFIEVTPDNIATRRLWVGLKYRDNKPVLSQCRLISKPNMRIMMGPDELKKVCSGVSVRQVKPLQPGELMLVRTERNTIVDIHEAIAQRHGGELLCRVK; encoded by the coding sequence ATGTCTTTAGTTAAGTTGGCAAATACGTGTGCGCACTTACAGAACTGTTCGCGAGTAAGGCTATCTTTGACATCGTTGCCATACACCAAGTTGCAATTGCAATTTGCCTATAACTTGTACAAGCAAGGGTTCCTAAGTTCTGTGGAGCGTGGATCTACTCGAGGACCAGATGACGAGTTTATCGAGGTGACTCCAGATAACATTGCCACACGGCGTTTGTGGGTTGGGCTGAAATACAGGGACAACAAGCCTGTGTTGAGTCAGTGCCGTTTGATCTCGAAGCCTAATATGCGTATTATGATGGGTCCTGAtgagttgaagaaagtgTGCAGTGGAGTATCTGTGAGACAAGTAAAGCCATTGCAACCTGGAGAATTGATGCTTGTGAGAACCGAGAGAAACACTATTGTTGATATTCATGAGGCTATTGCTCAAAGACATGGAGGAGAACTACTATGCCGAGTTAAATAA
- the NUP53 gene encoding FG-nucleoporin NUP53 (CAGL0M09691g~Ortholog(s) have nucleocytoplasmic transporter activity, phospholipid binding, single-stranded DNA binding activity), whose amino-acid sequence MFGNSAGFGSVGDNSSGGSGANRDANNRPSWFQETARRTIPNTVLRREVKSSSNSGEDDNGNRGDSTSTGFNTLTFGAKKHMLLGSSNVSTGGNDHMNPLLMDNSEAPPTVSISDWKREEGLFDLRNTRNENTINTIGTPTFISPISREKSEVSLFDSNSQSRSSSASSIGSESETGNAVVVFGYREAITKQILAYFAQFGEILEDLESELGDTETMRTPGYFFQQAPNRRRISREHGRTWTKLTYANHSSYLRALREHGTIYCGAAIGCVPYKHELISELSRDTYNSMNDVKQTNSISTNQLTQHNQSEVPKSNQTFETKPTNETERNQIKTPSAFGSDNKGNGSISSGRTKRRLSIKDGSSLFLSGTDNIFSTLDGQPTKKRMINRDRSLIGKISGWLFGWNDL is encoded by the coding sequence ATGTTTGGGAACAGCGCAGGCTTTGGATCAGTGGGTGATAACAGTAGTGGTGGTAGTGGAGCTAATCGTGATGCGAACAATAGACCTTCATGGTTTCAAGAGACTGCCAGACGTACCATTCCAAACACCGTTTTGCGCAGAGAAGTGAAGAGTAGTAGTAATAGTGGTGAAGATGACAATGGGAACAGAGGAGACAGTACGAGCACAGGGTTCAACACACTAACATTTGGAGCGAAGAAACACATGCTGTTAGGAAGTTCAAATGTCAGCACTGGAGGAAATGACCATATGAATCCCTTACTTATGGATAATAGTGAGGCACCTCCAACTGTGTCTATCTCTGATTGGAAAAGAGAGGAAGGTTTATTTGATCTCCGAAACACCAGGAATGAGAATACCATAAATACTATTGGCACACCGACATTCATTTCTCCCATCTCTAGGGAAAAGAGTGAAGTGAGTTTATTCGATAGCAATTCCCAATCAAGATCATCATCAGCCTCTTCTATAGGTTCTGAATCCGAGACAGGAAATGCAGTTGTGGTATTTGGTTATCGTGAGGCTATAACCAAACAAATTCTAGCCTACTTTGCACAATTTGGCGAGATATTAGAAGATCTAGAATCAGAATTGGGTGACACTGAAACTATGAGGACTCCCggatatttttttcaacagGCACCCAATAGACGTCGCATAAGCAGAGAACATGGGAGAACATGGACTAAACTGACTTACGCTAACCATTCTAGCTACTTACGTGCTCTAAGGGAACACGGAACAATATATTGTGGAGCTGCTATTGGATGTGTACCCTACAAACATGAGTTAATATCCGAGTTATCTAGAGACACCTATAATTCGATGAATGACGTTAAGCAAACTAATTCGATCAGCACAAACCAATTGACACAACACAATCAATCCGAAGTGCCCAAAAGCAATCAAACTTTCGAAACTAAACCAACTAATGAAACCGaaagaaatcaaatcaaaactCCTTCAGCATTCGGATCTGATAACAAAGGAAATGGTTCGATTTCTTCTGGTAGGACTAAGAGAAGATTAAGCATAAAAGATGGTTCTTCGCTATTTTTGTCTGGAACGGACAATATATTCTCAACCTTAGATGGCCAACCGACCAAGAAGAGGATGATCAATAGGGACAGGTCGTTAATCGGAAAGATCAGTGGTTGGTTGTTTGGCTGGAACGATCTATAA
- the YIM1 gene encoding Yim1p (CAGL0M09713g~Putative protein involved in DNA damage response; gene is upregulated in azole-resistant strain): protein MVQQRSITFVDGYSKPAITTTELDLDNCFKDDEIVIKVKCCAINPIDMVVYGLSTTWLTGCKPKTFGRDFSGVIVRAGSRVDPQWKVDDEVNGQYVHLLGDRGSFSDYLIFNPAKNKSIAHMQKFPRGEGALNYNEGKYDDWVLNASFPLVYGTADSVLADYIKKWTPESRILVIGASTQVSNCLIQIAKRHYNIGTVVGICNKNSFEYNEKFGWDHLVSYNDGKTIENVTKLMEEKLGGEKFDMIFDSVGNTDFFPVIDKFLKPKSTGSYFLTVVGDNKLDYKNPTFRRAMPLSVAWKKINPFLGFNYSTVLVKPIDRYMKLSTEMIQKNQFEPVIDSVYEFDQYQEAMDKLLTNKAKGKIVIRVNK, encoded by the coding sequence ATGGTTCAACAGAGATCTATCACTTTTGTGGACGGCTACTCGAAGCCAGCAATCACTACTACGGAGCTTGACTTGGACAATTGCTTCAAGGACGATGAGATAGTCATCAAGGTCAAGTGCTGTGCTATTAATCCTATCGATATGGTAGTATATGGTCTAAGTACTACCTGGCTTACCGGCTGCAAGCCCAAGACCTTTGGAAGAGATTTTAGTGGTGTTATTGTGAGAGCTGGGTCCCGTGTGGATCCCCAATGGAAAGTTGACGACGAGGTGAATGGTCAGTATGTGCACTTGCTAGGTGACCGCGGCTCTTTCAGTGATTACCTGATTTTCAACCCTGCCAAAAATAAGAGTATCGCTCATATGCAGAAGTTTCCTCGTGGTGAAGGCGCTCTTAACTACAATGAGGGTAAATACGATGACTGGGTCTTGAACGCTTCTTTCCCATTAGTCTACGGAACTGCTGATTCTGTTCTAGCTGACTACATCAAGAAATGGACCCCCGAGTCCCGTATATTGGTTATTGGTGCTTCCACGCAAGTTTCCAATTGTTTGATACAGATTGCTAAGCGTCACTACAATATTGGTACTGTTGTTGGTATCTGTAATAAGAACTCCTTTGAGTACAATGAGAAATTTGGATGGGATCATCTCGTTTCTTACAATGATGGTAAAACTATTGAAAATGTTACGAAGTTGATGGAAGAGAAACTTGGTGGCGAGAAGTTTGACATGATCTTCGACTCTGTGGGAAACACAGACTTCTTCCCGGTCATTGATAAGTTCTTGAAGCCTAAAAGCACGGGTTCATACTTCCTTACTGTCGTAGGCGACAACAAGCTAGACTATAAGAACCCAACTTTCCGTCGTGCAATGCCTTTGTCAGTTGCATGGAAGAAGATAAATCCATTTTTGGGTTTCAATTATTCCACCGTGCTTGTCAAACCAATTGACCGCTACATGAAGTTATCCACAGAGATGATTCAGAAAAACCAATTTGAACCAGTGATAGATTCTGTATATGAGTTTGATCAATACCAGGAGGCAATGGATAAGCTACTAACAAACAAGGCAAAGGGTAAAATTGTAATCAGAGTCAACAAATAA